Proteins encoded by one window of Ruminococcaceae bacterium R-25:
- a CDS encoding EAL domain-containing protein (putative c-di-GMP-specific phosphodiesterase class I), whose product MAKREKRYQLPKNLIVLPLILYTFVFLMFLGMKELSLDLFSIYTTNLKLKDEIELTTKYKDMYDSSTDTSIGELSAQFEMPDKSSLYTVFVADADGKNFKVKYPENGKTSAILKIIEPDENGGKYLFLPSFSDTGKIQTKKVDFIYSIEDDVFFFADKSSSDHIRIDDDKITPNITALDLNFYNKLVKEKVVYFDYWIAYQVKGGSEVIGFKASFPMTISDFAYHFFYKVVANVLVTFVFILLVSNVIRTHKNNRRIRKVIFRDNITVDRNWFWFAMKSKEILRKRRKGTQYAIVSLIFVRYRNYVLCHSVDQGEQTLRLVYQTICAFLDKKEICSHGTINNFQLLLKAESEEQLKARLEKIIKSLEAIGGDHDFKFQAGVHMIDPKVRKNADIDLLYNNASAARTTLEYTEESGIAFFGDKLVEDEKWIDTVTERQRDAVEKEEFKVYYQPKYDPRTNEQMGAEALIRWNSKDMGFVSPSKFIPIFEKSGFITEIDDYMLTHVARDQKKWLDENRKCVPVSVNVSRAHFSETNLAEHIRDIVDREGTPHELIEIELTESAFFDDQKLMLTTIKKFKEYGFLVSMDDFGSGYSSLNSLKDMPLDILKLDAGFFRGEKDNKRTEIVVSEALHLAKKLNMTTVAEGVEDKYQVDFLAAEGCSMIQGFYYAEPMPKEEYEAVMGLPAKTPAINSAPAQPEEQKEDKEMNEPEIKARLINENDAQAVSDLIRKTISISNKKDYPEDIMDQLIAIETPEHVLERASWTHFYVFELSGKIIACGAIGPYWGKEDESSLFTIFVSPEYQGKGVGRFVIDTLEKDEFFTRAKRIEIPASITGVPFYLKMGYNYKDGITEPDEEHLIRLEKFKD is encoded by the coding sequence ATGGCTAAAAGAGAAAAAAGATATCAACTGCCCAAAAACCTGATCGTATTGCCCCTTATCTTATATACGTTCGTGTTTTTGATGTTCCTCGGCATGAAGGAACTGTCGCTCGACCTGTTCTCGATCTATACAACTAACCTTAAGTTAAAAGACGAGATCGAGCTCACCACCAAATATAAAGACATGTACGACAGTTCAACTGACACGAGTATCGGGGAACTGTCTGCGCAGTTTGAGATGCCCGATAAGTCATCGCTGTACACAGTCTTTGTTGCCGATGCTGACGGTAAAAACTTTAAGGTCAAATATCCCGAAAACGGTAAGACTTCCGCCATACTCAAGATCATTGAGCCTGATGAAAACGGAGGCAAATATCTTTTCCTGCCTTCTTTTTCAGATACCGGCAAAATCCAGACTAAAAAAGTGGACTTCATTTACAGCATAGAAGATGACGTCTTTTTCTTTGCCGACAAGAGCAGTTCAGACCACATAAGGATCGATGACGATAAGATCACTCCGAACATTACTGCCCTCGATCTGAATTTTTACAATAAACTCGTTAAAGAAAAGGTCGTATATTTCGATTACTGGATCGCATATCAGGTAAAAGGCGGAAGCGAGGTCATCGGATTTAAGGCAAGCTTCCCCATGACCATAAGTGATTTTGCTTATCACTTCTTCTATAAGGTCGTTGCAAATGTCCTTGTTACCTTCGTTTTCATCCTCCTTGTATCCAACGTGATCAGGACTCATAAAAATAACAGGCGTATCAGAAAAGTTATCTTCAGAGACAATATAACCGTCGACAGGAACTGGTTCTGGTTTGCGATGAAGAGCAAGGAAATATTAAGGAAGAGACGCAAAGGCACGCAGTATGCGATCGTAAGCCTCATTTTCGTAAGATACAGAAATTACGTACTCTGCCATTCCGTCGACCAGGGCGAACAGACTTTAAGACTTGTATACCAGACCATCTGCGCATTCTTAGATAAGAAAGAGATCTGTTCCCATGGAACGATCAACAACTTCCAACTCCTCCTTAAGGCAGAGAGCGAAGAGCAGTTAAAAGCAAGGCTCGAGAAGATCATAAAGAGCCTTGAGGCTATTGGCGGCGATCACGATTTCAAGTTCCAGGCAGGCGTTCACATGATTGATCCGAAGGTCAGGAAGAATGCCGATATCGATCTGCTCTACAATAACGCATCAGCTGCCCGCACGACTCTTGAATATACAGAAGAATCCGGCATCGCTTTCTTCGGTGATAAACTGGTCGAAGATGAAAAATGGATCGACACGGTAACAGAACGCCAGAGAGACGCTGTCGAAAAGGAAGAATTCAAGGTTTACTACCAGCCTAAATACGATCCGAGGACCAACGAGCAGATGGGTGCAGAAGCCCTTATCCGCTGGAATTCCAAGGATATGGGATTCGTATCTCCGAGCAAGTTTATACCCATTTTCGAAAAGAGCGGCTTCATCACTGAGATCGACGACTATATGCTTACACATGTCGCAAGAGACCAGAAAAAGTGGCTCGATGAAAACAGGAAATGCGTACCCGTTTCAGTAAACGTATCACGTGCTCATTTTTCCGAGACCAATCTCGCAGAGCATATCAGGGATATCGTAGACAGAGAAGGCACACCTCATGAGCTGATCGAGATCGAGCTTACAGAGAGCGCATTCTTTGACGACCAGAAGCTCATGCTCACGACCATCAAGAAGTTCAAAGAATACGGGTTCCTCGTTTCCATGGACGACTTCGGTTCAGGCTATTCTTCACTCAATTCACTGAAGGATATGCCTCTTGATATCCTGAAACTCGATGCAGGTTTTTTCAGAGGCGAAAAGGACAATAAGAGGACTGAGATCGTTGTATCTGAAGCCCTCCACCTCGCGAAAAAGCTCAACATGACAACGGTTGCAGAAGGTGTAGAAGACAAATACCAGGTAGATTTCCTCGCTGCAGAAGGCTGCAGCATGATCCAAGGCTTCTACTACGCAGAGCCGATGCCCAAGGAAGAATACGAAGCGGTGATGGGCTTGCCTGCCAAGACTCCCGCTATTAATTCAGCACCCGCACAGCCTGAGGAACAGAAAGAGGACAAAGAAATGAACGAGCCTGAAATTAAGGCAAGACTTATAAATGAAAACGATGCACAGGCAGTATCCGACCTTATCCGCAAGACTATAAGCATTTCAAATAAGAAAGACTATCCTGAAGATATAATGGATCAGCTCATTGCGATTGAAACTCCCGAACATGTTTTAGAGAGGGCTTCATGGACGCACTTCTATGTTTTCGAGCTGTCAGGAAAAATAATTGCCTGCGGTGCGATCGGTCCTTACTGGGGCAAAGAAGATGAGAGTTCGCTTTTCACGATCTTTGTATCTCCCGAATATCAGGGAAAGGGCGTCGGACGCTTTGTCATAGACACTCTCGAAAAAGACGAATTCTTCACAAGAGCTAAGCGCATCGAGATCCCCGCTTCCATAACAGGCGTTCCTTTCTATCTCAAGATGGGCTACAACTACAAAGACGGCATTACCGAACCTGATGAAGAACATCTGATCAGATTGGAAAAGTTCAAGGATTAA
- a CDS encoding putative metalloendopeptidase: protein MKKLAAIVLAACMVMPVVTGCSTVTVPDVTTSETTVKELEPARAQDDYFRFINQNNFDKSKFKYGESGYELAFDDTLQKEQVKTVIKDCVAGSGYAKGSEEDVIKTAYEYFTAYDFKNEPIPKDLMDIIDAVDNAKSVDEFLMLDAKIAKDYGTTGLLGISPDINPFKPTERVIQFTQVDSVFSTTFIQMRDDQYAVNDIKDDVVMVLTTRGRDKETAGETGKALAYIAMDLYAATNVSLAEEIMSFKEVKVLSADEMNKVMTNVDVVKYLKAIGIDTSLVNNYYVYDEKQLTALNKIFVEENLDALKAWELGIIYSRYMRYIAPHYQQLESYVGRNYKSLEEQAVEEIRTAFPDQTDPIYVERYYSKATDDALRKMCDDIRGGYRNIIKNASWLSEETRTELLKKLENIVYITGTGLKRHNNAEYANICGKNYYELTLNISRLKTQRLIDDFNDQKPVTRTESDMPMQMMNACYDPSGNTICITVAITNKPFFDVDADFYTNLGGLGSVIAHEMGHAFDSDCIQFNSKGEYDPNWIPDSDMQKLLERNEKAKKYFEDNFTVFGVYHVDGKQTLGENYADLGGVECITSLCKTKEDRIKLFESYATIWCMMSTDDAIINQLAYDSHSPSYIRVNAILSSIKEFYETYDVKEGDGMYIAPENRISRWY, encoded by the coding sequence ATGAAGAAACTTGCAGCTATTGTTCTTGCCGCCTGTATGGTCATGCCTGTTGTGACAGGGTGCAGTACCGTAACGGTTCCTGATGTAACAACCAGCGAGACTACAGTAAAGGAATTAGAACCCGCGAGAGCTCAGGACGACTATTTCAGATTCATCAATCAGAATAATTTTGACAAATCCAAGTTCAAATACGGTGAATCGGGTTATGAACTCGCTTTCGACGACACATTACAGAAAGAACAGGTAAAGACTGTTATCAAGGACTGCGTAGCTGGAAGCGGCTATGCCAAAGGCAGTGAAGAAGACGTGATCAAGACTGCTTACGAATATTTCACCGCTTATGATTTTAAAAATGAGCCGATCCCGAAAGATCTCATGGACATCATCGATGCTGTCGATAATGCAAAGAGCGTAGATGAGTTTTTAATGCTCGATGCAAAAATCGCTAAAGATTACGGCACAACGGGACTCCTTGGCATCAGTCCTGATATCAATCCTTTTAAGCCCACTGAGAGAGTAATTCAGTTTACACAGGTGGATAGCGTTTTTTCGACAACATTTATACAGATGCGTGATGACCAGTATGCAGTTAATGACATTAAAGATGATGTCGTTATGGTCCTTACCACAAGGGGCCGTGATAAGGAGACCGCAGGTGAGACCGGCAAAGCTTTAGCTTATATTGCAATGGATCTCTATGCTGCAACCAATGTCTCACTCGCAGAAGAGATCATGTCATTTAAGGAAGTTAAGGTCTTATCTGCTGATGAAATGAACAAGGTCATGACCAATGTCGATGTTGTAAAGTATCTTAAGGCAATCGGTATCGATACTTCCCTTGTAAATAATTATTATGTTTATGATGAGAAGCAGCTCACAGCTCTTAATAAGATCTTTGTAGAAGAGAATCTTGATGCTCTTAAGGCATGGGAATTAGGTATTATCTACAGCCGGTACATGAGATATATTGCTCCGCATTACCAGCAGCTGGAATCTTATGTCGGCAGGAATTACAAGTCTTTAGAGGAACAGGCGGTAGAAGAGATCAGAACAGCATTTCCTGATCAGACCGATCCCATTTATGTTGAACGCTATTATTCAAAAGCAACTGATGATGCATTAAGAAAAATGTGCGATGACATCAGGGGCGGATATAGAAACATCATTAAAAATGCTTCCTGGCTCAGTGAAGAAACCAGGACAGAGCTCCTCAAAAAACTTGAAAACATTGTCTATATCACAGGCACAGGCTTAAAGAGACATAACAATGCCGAGTATGCAAATATCTGCGGTAAAAACTACTATGAGCTCACGCTGAACATTTCAAGGCTTAAGACACAGAGGCTGATCGATGATTTCAATGATCAGAAGCCTGTTACAAGGACTGAGAGCGATATGCCGATGCAGATGATGAATGCCTGCTACGATCCTTCAGGTAATACTATCTGTATCACGGTAGCTATCACAAATAAACCGTTCTTCGATGTTGATGCAGATTTCTACACAAATCTCGGAGGTCTGGGTTCAGTCATCGCACATGAGATGGGACATGCTTTTGACAGCGACTGCATCCAGTTTAATTCAAAGGGTGAATACGATCCTAATTGGATCCCTGATTCAGATATGCAGAAACTCCTTGAAAGAAATGAAAAGGCGAAAAAGTATTTCGAAGATAATTTCACGGTGTTCGGTGTTTACCATGTTGACGGTAAGCAGACTTTAGGCGAGAACTATGCTGACCTTGGCGGAGTTGAATGCATTACATCGCTTTGCAAGACCAAGGAAGACAGGATCAAGCTTTTCGAAAGCTATGCAACTATTTGGTGCATGATGAGTACCGACGATGCGATCATCAACCAGCTCGCATATGATTCGCACAGCCCTTCATATATAAGAGTTAATGCGATCTTATCGTCAATAAAAGAGTTCTATGAGACTTATGATGTCAAAGAGGGTGACGGCATGTACATAGCGCCCGAAAACAGGATCTCACGCTGGTACTGA
- a CDS encoding FtsX-like permease family protein, with translation MNIVLKNSLKNIFGKPFRTLLVIFAIFVCSLCALLCFDLSESITQVLTAFMGSISRADFMVVSGGSDLSKLPDGFPEADMMTINCNNEMLYKDIDGEYCYVTTDSLSIYGIDVDEAVDMKFIKHIDLKDDEMYITSKFAEEFGYKAGDKIIVHDRSLEPVELTIGGILPEDNKNPLINGNDAIVNINTSDKLSCGFREANVAMIDLKDDSKISDAKKMLEERFPDAQIADLFLTESDMDMINELKAVFYLLFAVTFLLVIFVTASICNRIVSERMSYIGTLRSLGMSTARTGRILLLENVLYALIGSIPATILYSLIRLPILNLMFMGEDSSGNAVEFELPGYSAALVIGVILGAVLIECLIPLRAILKALKTSIRDIIFDNRDTEYKFNRSTLIFGLICLAVAVLTFFLRKNIFFATICLVAAVAALAFLFPRILKLVTTGVKKIADKFEKSTWSLASVEAISRKSTVGSGVLCATAAAMCIVVYALTGGLTDSINVVPYDCDVVMETTKENKYYTYIEHLDGVTDSENLYTALKLITVNDETKEGYGYYFGMPDGGFKYYEGFIGLPDKIEEGCVCLDKSFASRKGIKTGDTIKITINPESVFPVTREYKVSNIVECNNNGYSGEAIIVSEAEYKFLFRDTPGEILIKCEDPEAIKKTLETYAKGNYNTVETFDEKAENLNENNSKTIAVVTAIIIVALGMTAIGMISNQLIGFEGRKKECAVMLSTAMNKSRLSGILLKEVLITSTTASAAGTLVGTFLTLVLKTAMGSAQTVVMDINVNPLHNLLFFVIMSVVFTATVLFPIRNLRKMKIAEQIKYE, from the coding sequence ATGAATATTGTATTGAAAAACTCACTTAAAAATATATTCGGAAAACCTTTCCGTACGCTGCTCGTAATCTTTGCAATCTTTGTCTGCAGCCTTTGCGCTCTGCTCTGCTTTGATTTGAGCGAGAGTATTACGCAGGTTCTTACGGCTTTTATGGGCAGCATCTCAAGAGCTGACTTTATGGTCGTTTCAGGCGGCAGCGATCTTTCAAAGCTCCCTGACGGTTTCCCGGAAGCCGATATGATGACTATTAACTGCAACAACGAAATGCTCTATAAGGATATCGACGGAGAATACTGCTATGTAACAACAGATTCTCTTTCAATCTATGGTATCGATGTTGATGAAGCAGTTGATATGAAGTTCATCAAGCATATCGATCTTAAAGACGATGAGATGTACATTACAAGCAAGTTCGCCGAAGAATTCGGATACAAAGCCGGTGATAAGATCATTGTTCATGACAGGTCCCTTGAACCGGTTGAACTTACAATAGGTGGTATCCTGCCGGAAGACAATAAGAATCCGCTTATCAACGGTAATGATGCTATCGTAAATATCAATACGAGCGACAAGCTCTCATGCGGATTTAGAGAAGCAAATGTCGCAATGATCGATCTTAAGGATGACAGCAAGATCAGTGACGCTAAAAAGATGCTCGAGGAGAGATTCCCTGATGCACAGATCGCAGATCTTTTCCTGACCGAATCCGACATGGATATGATCAACGAGCTTAAGGCTGTATTTTACCTTCTGTTCGCAGTCACATTCCTTCTCGTTATCTTCGTTACGGCATCTATCTGCAACCGTATCGTAAGCGAGAGAATGTCTTATATCGGAACGCTCAGAAGCCTTGGTATGAGCACTGCACGTACAGGAAGGATCCTTCTTCTTGAAAACGTCCTTTATGCTCTCATTGGAAGCATACCTGCAACGATCCTTTATTCGTTAATAAGACTTCCTATCCTGAACCTGATGTTCATGGGTGAAGATTCCAGCGGCAATGCAGTTGAATTTGAGCTTCCCGGCTATTCGGCAGCACTGGTAATAGGTGTCATTTTAGGTGCAGTCCTTATCGAGTGCCTTATTCCTTTAAGAGCAATACTTAAGGCTCTCAAGACATCTATCAGAGATATCATTTTCGATAACAGAGACACAGAGTATAAGTTCAACAGATCAACATTGATCTTCGGCCTTATCTGCCTTGCAGTTGCGGTCCTGACATTCTTTTTGAGAAAGAATATCTTCTTTGCAACGATCTGCCTGGTTGCTGCAGTTGCAGCTCTCGCATTCCTCTTCCCGAGGATCTTGAAGCTCGTTACAACAGGTGTGAAGAAGATCGCTGACAAATTTGAAAAGAGCACCTGGTCTCTTGCATCAGTTGAAGCTATTTCCCGTAAGAGCACTGTCGGAAGCGGCGTATTGTGTGCTACAGCGGCTGCAATGTGCATCGTTGTTTATGCGCTTACAGGCGGCCTTACAGATTCAATTAATGTTGTTCCTTATGACTGCGATGTCGTAATGGAAACAACCAAAGAGAATAAATACTATACATACATTGAACATCTTGACGGAGTAACCGATTCTGAGAACCTTTATACAGCACTTAAGTTGATCACAGTTAATGATGAAACAAAGGAAGGTTACGGATACTACTTCGGTATGCCGGACGGAGGCTTCAAGTATTACGAAGGCTTTATAGGACTTCCTGATAAGATCGAAGAAGGCTGTGTCTGCCTCGATAAGAGCTTTGCAAGCCGCAAAGGCATTAAAACAGGCGATACCATAAAGATCACGATCAATCCGGAAAGCGTATTCCCTGTAACAAGAGAATACAAAGTAAGCAATATCGTTGAGTGCAATAACAACGGATACAGCGGCGAAGCGATCATTGTAAGTGAAGCAGAGTATAAGTTCCTGTTCCGTGACACTCCCGGCGAGATCCTGATCAAGTGCGAAGATCCTGAAGCCATCAAAAAGACGCTCGAGACATATGCAAAGGGCAATTACAATACAGTAGAAACATTTGATGAGAAGGCTGAAAACCTGAACGAAAACAACTCGAAAACGATTGCAGTTGTTACGGCGATAATAATCGTTGCCCTCGGCATGACAGCTATCGGTATGATCTCCAACCAGTTAATCGGTTTCGAAGGAAGAAAGAAGGAGTGCGCAGTAATGCTCTCAACAGCAATGAACAAGAGCAGACTCTCAGGCATTCTTTTGAAAGAAGTTCTTATCACTTCAACAACAGCTTCTGCTGCAGGTACTCTCGTCGGAACTTTCCTGACACTTGTACTTAAAACAGCAATGGGAAGCGCACAGACTGTAGTTATGGATATTAATGTTAATCCTTTGCACAATCTTCTGTTCTTCGTGATCATGAGTGTCGTATTTACGGCAACGGTACTCTTCCCGATCAGGAACCTCAGGAAGATGAAGATTGCAGAGCAGATCAAATATGAGTAA
- a CDS encoding putative ABC transport system ATP-binding protein, with translation MSTIIEVKNVSKTFGKNENINHVLNGADMTVNEGEFVSLMGASGSGKSTLLYLIGGLDRAFEGNISICGKDLGSLKDKELSDLRLKNMGFVFQFYNLVMNLNVQDNILLPQTINGKKKSELKPALDEILEITGLTDKRKAMPNTLSGGQQQRVAIARAVLGNPQIILADEPTGNLDAQSSREIMELFSKLNKEKGLTILQVTHSEKCASYGTRIIRLEDGKTIG, from the coding sequence ATGAGCACAATTATTGAAGTGAAAAATGTAAGCAAGACATTCGGTAAGAACGAAAATATTAACCATGTCCTTAACGGCGCTGACATGACGGTTAACGAAGGAGAATTCGTATCACTGATGGGCGCATCCGGTTCAGGTAAATCGACATTGCTTTATCTCATCGGCGGCCTTGACCGTGCATTTGAAGGTAATATCTCAATTTGCGGAAAAGACTTAGGTTCTTTAAAGGATAAGGAACTGTCTGATCTGAGACTTAAGAATATGGGATTCGTATTCCAGTTCTATAACCTCGTAATGAATCTCAATGTTCAGGATAACATCCTCCTTCCTCAGACGATCAACGGAAAGAAGAAATCTGAATTAAAGCCTGCTCTTGATGAGATATTGGAGATCACAGGACTTACCGATAAGAGAAAGGCCATGCCTAATACATTGTCAGGCGGCCAGCAGCAGAGAGTTGCGATCGCAAGAGCAGTATTAGGCAATCCGCAGATCATCCTCGCAGACGAGCCTACAGGCAACCTTGATGCACAGTCTAGCAGGGAGATCATGGAACTGTTCTCAAAGCTCAACAAGGAAAAGGGACTTACCATCCTTCAGGTAACACACTCAGAGAAGTGTGCATCATACGGAACACGTATCATAAGGCTCGAGGACGGTAAGACTATAGGATAA